In a single window of the Flavobacterium sp. W4I14 genome:
- a CDS encoding putative ATPase (product_source=KO:K07478; cath_funfam=1.10.3710.10,1.10.8.60,1.20.272.10,3.40.50.300; cog=COG2256; ko=KO:K07478; pfam=PF00004,PF12002,PF16193; smart=SM00382; superfamily=48019,52540) — protein sequence MQNLPPLAERMRPQNLDEYVGQQHLVGEGAVLRKAIESSQLPSMIFWGPPGVGKTTLAYIISQALDRPFFNLSAINSGVKDIREVIDRAAQLKDSFLGLPILFIDEIHRFSKSQQDSLLGAVERGLVTLIGATTENPSFEVISALLSRCQVYILKSLTETELAGLLETAIKKDNILSSKNITIKEHEALIRLSGGDARKLLNVLEIAINGIGGDKIVLTNENVLAHAQQNLALYDKAGEQHYDIISAFIKSIRGSDPNAAVYWLARMIEGGEDPLFIARRLLILSSEDIGNANPNALLLANNCFTAVNVIGYPEARIILSQCVTYLASSPKSNASYEAINKAQALVKQTGNLPVPLHIRNAPTKLMKNIGYGKDYQYSHGYEGNFSPQEYFPEELSGTKLYDPGKNPAEEKLREKLKQNWKDKYKY from the coding sequence ATGCAAAACCTGCCTCCTTTAGCCGAACGTATGCGCCCTCAAAATCTCGATGAATATGTTGGTCAACAGCATTTAGTTGGAGAAGGTGCAGTTTTACGCAAAGCGATCGAAAGCAGTCAGCTCCCCTCCATGATTTTTTGGGGACCTCCAGGTGTGGGTAAAACTACTTTGGCTTATATCATTTCGCAGGCATTAGATCGTCCGTTTTTTAACTTAAGTGCCATTAACAGTGGCGTGAAGGATATCCGTGAGGTAATCGATAGGGCTGCACAGCTGAAGGATAGTTTTTTAGGCCTACCCATTCTGTTTATCGATGAGATTCACCGCTTTAGTAAATCGCAACAAGATAGTTTGTTGGGCGCAGTAGAAAGAGGTTTGGTTACCTTAATTGGCGCAACAACGGAAAATCCGTCTTTCGAGGTGATCTCCGCTTTACTTTCCCGTTGTCAGGTTTATATTTTAAAATCTTTAACCGAAACAGAGTTAGCGGGCTTATTGGAAACAGCCATTAAAAAAGATAACATTCTTTCATCGAAAAATATAACGATAAAAGAGCACGAAGCACTGATCCGTTTGTCGGGCGGTGATGCGCGGAAATTATTAAACGTGCTCGAAATTGCCATTAATGGCATTGGTGGAGATAAAATTGTACTCACCAACGAAAATGTGCTGGCGCATGCACAGCAGAACCTTGCGCTATACGATAAAGCCGGAGAGCAACACTACGACATCATTTCGGCCTTTATTAAATCCATCCGCGGTAGCGATCCCAATGCCGCCGTTTATTGGCTGGCCCGCATGATAGAAGGTGGTGAAGATCCATTATTCATTGCCCGTAGGTTACTGATCTTGTCTTCAGAAGATATTGGTAATGCCAACCCTAATGCGCTGCTTTTGGCCAATAACTGTTTTACTGCAGTAAATGTTATCGGTTATCCGGAGGCACGGATTATTTTATCACAGTGTGTAACCTATCTGGCCAGTTCGCCTAAAAGTAATGCATCTTATGAAGCCATTAACAAAGCACAGGCCTTGGTTAAGCAGACTGGAAATCTGCCAGTGCCTTTGCATATCCGTAATGCACCGACCAAACTGATGAAAAATATCGGTTATGGAAAGGATTACCAATATTCGCACGGATATGAAGGCAATTTTTCACCACAAGAATATTTTCCAGAAGAATTAAGTGGCACAAAACTCTACGATCCAGGAAAAAACCCTGCAGAAGAGAAGTTGCGTGAAAAGCTCAAGCAGAACTGGAAAGACAAATACAAGTATTAG
- a CDS encoding catechol 2,3-dioxygenase-like lactoylglutathione lyase family enzyme (product_source=COG0346; cath_funfam=3.10.180.10; cog=COG0346; pfam=PF00903; superfamily=54593), giving the protein MDIKNLDHLVLTVANLESTCRFYSLALGMEIIEFGENRKALKFGNQKINLHQYGSEFEPKAFKPMPGTADLCFITDFPLREVMQELKEKCIEIEEGPVERTGANGKIISIYLRDPDMNLIEVSNYL; this is encoded by the coding sequence ATGGACATTAAAAACTTAGATCACCTTGTATTAACGGTTGCCAATTTAGAAAGCACCTGCAGGTTTTACAGCCTTGCCCTGGGAATGGAAATTATTGAATTTGGCGAGAATAGAAAAGCTTTGAAATTTGGAAATCAGAAAATTAACCTACACCAATATGGAAGTGAGTTTGAACCAAAAGCTTTTAAACCCATGCCAGGAACAGCCGATCTATGTTTTATTACCGATTTTCCCTTACGCGAAGTGATGCAGGAACTTAAAGAAAAATGCATCGAAATTGAGGAAGGGCCTGTAGAGCGCACCGGCGCCAATGGGAAAATCATCTCTATTTACCTCCGCGATCCGGATATGAATTTAATTGAGGTGAGTAATTATTTATAA
- a CDS encoding MHS family alpha-ketoglutarate permease-like MFS transporter (product_source=KO:K03761; cath_funfam=1.20.1250.20; cog=COG0477; ko=KO:K03761; pfam=PF00083; superfamily=103473; tigrfam=TIGR00883; transmembrane_helix_parts=Inside_1_20,TMhelix_21_43,Outside_44_57,TMhelix_58_80,Inside_81_92,TMhelix_93_110,Outside_111_113,TMhelix_114_136,Inside_137_156,TMhelix_157_179,Outside_180_193,TMhelix_194_211,Inside_212_241,TMhelix_242_264,Outside_265_278,TMhelix_279_301,Inside_302_307,TMhelix_308_330,Outside_331_334,TMhelix_335_357,Inside_358_369,TMhelix_370_392,Outside_393_401,TMhelix_402_419,Inside_420_432) yields MEKVLQQNEIKDVEYRLKSIFGGSIGNLVEWYDWYTYSAFALYFSPAFFPNSNPTAQLLDTAGIFAVGFLMRPIGGWLFGSIADKLGRKRSMTLSVLIMAIGSLIIGLTPGYKQIGIAAPLLLIFARLIQGLSTGGEYGTSATYLSEMATKKHRGFYSSFQYVTLIGGQLLALGIQLILQNWLLTPAELHEWGWRIPFFIGAILSFIALYLRRHIDETSAFKSKNSADKKGGIAVLMKYPKEVFTVVGLTLGGTIAFYTFSTYMQKFLVNTVHLSKETSTTLSFISLLVFAIMQPLFGLLSDKIGRKPLLIGFGVLGTLCTYPILTGLAGETNTTIIFLLMIGALIIVSGYTSINAVVKAELFPAEIRALGVGLPYALTVAIFGGTAEYFALWFKNIGHENYFYWYVTGCILISLILYTTMKDTKHHSKIED; encoded by the coding sequence ATGGAAAAAGTACTACAACAGAACGAAATTAAGGATGTGGAATATCGGTTAAAATCTATATTTGGCGGTTCGATTGGTAATCTTGTTGAGTGGTACGATTGGTATACCTATTCTGCCTTTGCGCTTTATTTTTCTCCCGCCTTTTTTCCAAATAGCAATCCAACTGCACAATTATTAGATACCGCAGGTATTTTTGCAGTAGGCTTTTTAATGCGGCCTATCGGTGGCTGGCTGTTTGGCAGCATTGCCGATAAACTAGGGCGTAAACGTTCGATGACACTTTCTGTACTCATCATGGCGATAGGCTCATTAATTATCGGTTTAACCCCAGGTTACAAACAGATTGGAATTGCGGCTCCTTTATTACTCATTTTTGCAAGATTGATTCAGGGCTTGAGTACCGGGGGCGAATATGGAACTTCTGCCACTTACCTCAGCGAAATGGCTACCAAAAAACATAGAGGATTTTATTCAAGCTTTCAATATGTAACCCTGATCGGTGGGCAATTATTGGCCTTAGGTATTCAATTAATCTTGCAAAACTGGTTGCTTACACCTGCCGAACTGCATGAATGGGGCTGGCGGATTCCATTTTTTATCGGCGCTATACTTTCTTTCATCGCGCTGTATCTACGGAGACATATCGACGAAACCTCGGCTTTTAAAAGCAAAAACTCCGCAGACAAAAAAGGTGGCATTGCGGTACTGATGAAATATCCAAAGGAAGTTTTTACCGTAGTGGGCTTAACATTGGGCGGAACGATTGCTTTTTATACGTTTAGCACTTATATGCAGAAATTTTTGGTGAATACGGTTCACCTGAGCAAAGAAACCTCAACAACATTATCATTCATTTCTCTGCTGGTTTTTGCCATTATGCAGCCGCTGTTCGGCCTGTTATCTGATAAAATTGGGCGTAAACCTTTATTAATTGGTTTTGGGGTGCTGGGCACTTTATGCACTTATCCCATTTTAACCGGTTTGGCTGGAGAAACCAATACTACTATCATATTCTTGCTGATGATTGGCGCCTTGATTATTGTGAGCGGTTATACGAGTATTAATGCTGTAGTTAAAGCAGAGCTGTTCCCTGCCGAAATAAGGGCTTTGGGCGTAGGTTTACCTTATGCTTTAACTGTTGCCATTTTTGGTGGAACGGCAGAATATTTTGCGTTATGGTTTAAGAATATCGGGCACGAAAATTATTTCTACTGGTATGTAACCGGATGTATTTTAATCTCGTTGATTTTATATACCACCATGAAAGATACCAAACACCATTCGAAGATTGAGGATTAG
- a CDS encoding SAM-dependent methyltransferase (product_source=COG0500; cath_funfam=3.40.50.150; cog=COG0500; pfam=PF08241; superfamily=53335) — protein sequence MKDNFSTQSADYAIYRPTYPQELYDYLFNMVKNKETAWDCATGNGQVARVLAQHFDAVYATDISENQLKNALQLPNITYKVESAEKTSVGDKSFDLITVAQAIHWFNFEAFYVEVKRTLKPNGLFAVIGYGLMFIDKKVDKAVHKLYEDILGKYWDSERRYIEEGYKTIPFPFEEIVAPHFQIKTTWNFNQMIGYLNTWSSLQHYKKVNERNPLEYMFTELKEAWGDDAEKAVHFPVLLRIGRLA from the coding sequence ATGAAAGATAATTTTTCTACCCAATCTGCCGATTATGCTATTTACCGGCCAACTTATCCGCAAGAATTGTATGATTACCTGTTTAATATGGTAAAAAACAAGGAAACAGCATGGGATTGCGCTACAGGAAATGGTCAGGTTGCGCGTGTACTGGCCCAACATTTCGATGCTGTTTATGCGACGGACATCAGCGAGAATCAATTAAAAAATGCTTTACAACTACCAAATATCACTTACAAAGTTGAATCTGCAGAAAAGACTTCCGTTGGCGATAAAAGTTTTGATTTAATTACAGTGGCACAGGCCATCCATTGGTTTAATTTTGAGGCATTTTATGTTGAGGTAAAAAGAACACTAAAACCGAATGGCCTTTTCGCGGTGATTGGTTATGGATTAATGTTTATCGATAAAAAAGTGGATAAAGCTGTACATAAACTTTACGAAGATATTTTGGGTAAATATTGGGACAGCGAACGCCGTTATATTGAAGAAGGTTATAAAACCATCCCCTTTCCCTTTGAAGAGATCGTTGCTCCTCATTTTCAGATCAAAACCACCTGGAATTTCAACCAAATGATCGGTTATTTAAATACCTGGTCTTCTTTGCAGCATTATAAAAAGGTGAATGAACGCAACCCATTGGAGTATATGTTTACCGAGCTAAAAGAAGCCTGGGGCGATGATGCGGAGAAAGCTGTTCATTTCCCGGTTTTACTGCGGATTGGGAGACTAGCTTAA
- a CDS encoding histidyl-tRNA synthetase (product_source=KO:K01892; cath_funfam=3.30.930.10,3.40.50.800; cog=COG0124; ko=KO:K01892; pfam=PF03129,PF13393; superfamily=52954,55681; tigrfam=TIGR00442) — MSVIKPSLAKGTRDFSPVEMVKRNFIYDTIKTVFRKYGYAEIQTPSFENLSTLTGKYGDEGDKLIFKILNSGEFLKDPKKKSFDFADEDNSNKLIPLISEKALRYDLTVPFARYVVMHQHEITLPFKRFQVQPVWRADRPQKGRYREFYQCDVDVVGSESLLNEAEFILIYDEALSKLGLKDFSVKINNRKILSGIAEIIGKPDLIIDMTVAIDKLDKIGLDGVSKELLERGFTEADLEKLRPVILLEGTNEEKLTSLKTVLAQSETGLKGVAEIEQVLGYVESLIAYGLPLTAKLELDITLARGLNYYTGCIFEVKTNEVAMGSIGGGGRYDDLTGMFGLKDLTGVGVSFGADRIYDVLEELNLFPASAEIGTKVLISNFDAEAEKYALPIVQQFRNAGISAELYPSSAKLKKQMAYADAKNISYVILIGGDEIASGELTLKDMQSGEQKKLTVLGILELLK, encoded by the coding sequence ATGTCAGTTATTAAACCCTCATTAGCAAAAGGTACCCGCGATTTTTCTCCGGTTGAAATGGTAAAACGCAATTTTATTTACGATACCATTAAAACGGTTTTCAGAAAATATGGTTACGCCGAAATCCAGACCCCAAGTTTCGAAAATCTTTCTACTTTGACGGGAAAATATGGTGATGAAGGCGATAAACTGATTTTTAAAATTTTAAACAGCGGCGAATTTCTTAAAGATCCAAAAAAGAAATCTTTCGATTTTGCAGATGAAGATAATAGCAATAAACTGATTCCGCTAATCTCTGAAAAAGCCCTTCGTTACGATTTAACGGTGCCTTTTGCGCGTTACGTAGTGATGCACCAGCACGAGATCACCTTGCCTTTTAAACGTTTTCAGGTACAACCTGTTTGGCGTGCAGACCGCCCACAAAAAGGCAGGTACCGTGAGTTTTATCAGTGCGATGTTGACGTGGTGGGATCTGAAAGTTTACTGAACGAAGCTGAATTTATTTTAATCTACGATGAAGCATTGAGCAAATTGGGTTTGAAAGACTTCAGCGTAAAAATTAACAACAGAAAAATTTTATCAGGTATTGCTGAAATTATTGGTAAGCCAGATTTAATTATAGATATGACTGTTGCCATTGATAAACTGGATAAAATCGGTTTAGATGGCGTAAGTAAAGAATTGTTAGAACGTGGTTTTACAGAAGCTGATTTAGAAAAACTCCGCCCTGTAATTTTGTTGGAAGGTACCAACGAAGAAAAGCTGACTAGTTTGAAAACTGTTTTGGCACAATCAGAAACAGGTTTGAAAGGTGTTGCAGAAATTGAACAGGTTTTGGGATATGTAGAAAGTTTGATTGCTTATGGCTTGCCGTTAACGGCTAAATTAGAGCTAGATATTACTTTAGCCCGTGGCTTAAACTATTATACAGGCTGTATTTTCGAGGTTAAAACCAACGAAGTTGCGATGGGCAGTATTGGTGGCGGTGGCCGTTACGATGATTTAACCGGTATGTTCGGTTTGAAAGATTTAACCGGAGTTGGTGTTTCTTTCGGTGCCGACCGCATTTATGATGTACTTGAAGAACTTAACCTTTTCCCTGCCTCAGCAGAGATTGGAACAAAAGTGTTGATCAGTAATTTTGATGCAGAAGCTGAAAAATATGCTTTGCCAATTGTTCAGCAATTCAGAAATGCAGGGATTTCAGCTGAGTTGTACCCAAGTTCGGCGAAACTAAAAAAACAAATGGCCTATGCCGATGCGAAGAATATCTCTTATGTAATTTTAATCGGTGGCGATGAAATTGCAAGCGGAGAACTTACCTTAAAAGATATGCAAAGCGGTGAGCAGAAAAAACTTACAGTTTTGGGTATTCTGGAGTTGTTGAAATAG
- a CDS encoding two-component system LytT family response regulator (product_source=KO:K02477; cath_funfam=4.10.780.10; ko=KO:K02477; pfam=PF04397; smart=SM00850; superfamily=53335; transmembrane_helix_parts=Inside_1_4,TMhelix_5_27,Outside_28_31,TMhelix_32_54,Inside_55_204), producing MKNRIIFGLTFILVYGIQATHAAMLGAPEIIMLLVAGLVFLGFFGGIFMLIYFLIKKNRSTSPSAAPNTVAINFAPPLAFQNPAIEERIDKKEAVKGNTRIALPQQNEIRYVGIEEIIRCEADNNYTNFFFSDGDQLLISKSLKEYSDLLKPHGFVRAHQSHLVNPKFVKSWLKEDGGTLLMDSGDKIPVSKPNRELVKEVLGK from the coding sequence ATGAAAAATAGGATAATTTTCGGGTTAACTTTTATTCTTGTGTATGGCATACAGGCTACTCATGCTGCGATGTTAGGTGCACCCGAAATAATTATGCTTTTGGTAGCAGGCCTTGTCTTTTTAGGATTTTTTGGTGGCATTTTTATGCTGATCTACTTTTTGATTAAAAAAAACCGGAGTACATCACCAAGCGCTGCTCCGAATACAGTAGCCATAAATTTTGCCCCTCCGCTTGCTTTTCAAAACCCTGCAATTGAAGAAAGAATCGACAAGAAGGAAGCGGTTAAAGGAAATACCAGGATAGCGCTGCCTCAACAGAATGAAATTAGATATGTTGGTATCGAAGAAATCATCAGGTGCGAGGCAGATAACAATTATACCAACTTCTTTTTTAGCGACGGCGATCAGCTGCTGATTTCGAAATCATTAAAAGAATATTCCGATCTGCTAAAGCCTCACGGTTTTGTGCGGGCACATCAAAGCCATTTGGTTAACCCGAAATTTGTAAAAAGCTGGCTAAAAGAAGATGGGGGGACACTTTTAATGGATAGCGGCGATAAAATTCCGGTGAGTAAGCCGAATCGGGAATTGGTGAAGGAAGTTTTGGGGAAGTAA
- a CDS encoding type IV secretory pathway VirB6-like protein (product_source=COG3704; cog=COG3704; smart=SM00714; superfamily=161111; transmembrane_helix_parts=Inside_1_4,TMhelix_5_24,Outside_25_28,TMhelix_29_51,Inside_52_64), translating into MKQLLFLLFFIIFLGLQVVHAATIGGPEIILLIMVGFISIAVMISFVFLCLYLFKRSKRIENEK; encoded by the coding sequence ATGAAACAGTTATTATTTTTACTCTTTTTTATTATTTTTCTAGGCCTGCAAGTTGTCCATGCTGCAACTATTGGTGGACCCGAAATAATTCTTCTCATTATGGTGGGCTTTATCTCAATCGCCGTAATGATCAGTTTTGTTTTCTTATGTCTATATTTATTTAAGAGATCTAAGCGGATAGAAAATGAAAAATAG
- a CDS encoding translation initiation factor 1 (product_source=KO:K03113; cath_funfam=3.30.780.10; cog=COG0023; ko=KO:K03113; pfam=PF01253; superfamily=55159; tigrfam=TIGR01158), with translation MKPKKNSLSDLGGIMYSTNPEFEYEEEVDDTVTSPNNQQDLRVMLDKKNRGGKAVTLITGFRGRTEDLEVLGKMLKTKCGVGGSVKDGEIMIQGDVRDKVMGILQKDGYKAKKAGG, from the coding sequence ATGAAACCAAAGAAAAATAGTTTAAGTGATCTTGGTGGAATTATGTATTCTACCAATCCAGAATTCGAATACGAAGAAGAAGTTGATGATACCGTTACTTCGCCAAACAATCAACAGGATTTAAGGGTAATGCTCGATAAAAAAAACCGTGGTGGTAAGGCGGTAACCTTAATTACCGGTTTTAGAGGGCGTACTGAAGATTTAGAAGTATTGGGCAAAATGCTTAAAACCAAATGTGGTGTAGGTGGCTCAGTTAAAGATGGCGAAATCATGATCCAGGGCGATGTGCGCGATAAAGTAATGGGCATCCTTCAGAAAGATGGCTATAAAGCAAAAAAAGCCGGGGGATAA
- a CDS encoding diacylglycerol kinase (ATP) (product_source=KO:K07029; cath_funfam=3.40.50.10330; cog=COG1597; ko=KO:K07029; pfam=PF00781,PF19279; superfamily=111331; tigrfam=TIGR00147): MCIHSYTLHTKINILFIINPISGGRGKLRIPDFIDQYLDKKKFNPNFVFSEYVGHAGELADEAATKNFDVIVAAGGDGTINEVASKVLKHKKILGILPLGSGNGLARFLRISKNLRYALSLINNFKVDEIDTAEFNNKCFFNLAGMGFDAHLSAVFSKDKKRGLSGYVKLGFKEVFNYKAQTYLLNIDGAQYTRKAFAISIANSSQYGNDVYIAPNASVKDGLLDVCIIKPFPIIKLPLLGYVMLRGKAETSDMIEIIKGKNIKITREKAGAVHVDGEPLQMGTEIHAVVNPLSLKVIVP; this comes from the coding sequence TTGTGCATTCATTCTTACACTTTGCACACAAAGATCAATATCCTTTTTATTATAAACCCTATCTCTGGTGGGCGAGGGAAATTACGCATCCCTGATTTTATTGATCAATACCTGGATAAGAAAAAGTTTAACCCAAACTTTGTTTTTAGCGAATATGTTGGTCATGCCGGCGAATTAGCAGACGAAGCCGCGACTAAAAATTTCGATGTAATTGTTGCTGCAGGTGGCGATGGCACCATTAACGAGGTAGCAAGTAAGGTATTAAAACACAAAAAGATTTTGGGGATTTTACCGCTTGGATCAGGAAACGGCCTCGCCAGGTTTTTAAGAATATCGAAAAATTTAAGGTATGCACTTTCCCTGATCAATAATTTTAAGGTTGATGAGATTGATACGGCCGAGTTTAATAATAAATGTTTTTTTAATCTGGCCGGTATGGGTTTCGACGCCCATTTGAGCGCTGTTTTCTCGAAAGATAAAAAACGCGGACTATCAGGTTATGTAAAGCTGGGCTTTAAGGAGGTTTTTAATTATAAAGCACAAACTTATTTGTTAAATATTGATGGTGCTCAATATACCAGAAAAGCTTTTGCCATTAGCATTGCCAATTCATCGCAGTATGGCAACGATGTTTATATCGCACCAAATGCTTCGGTAAAAGATGGCTTGCTTGATGTTTGCATTATTAAACCTTTTCCGATAATAAAATTGCCATTATTAGGTTATGTAATGTTAAGGGGGAAGGCCGAAACATCAGATATGATTGAAATTATTAAAGGCAAAAACATTAAAATTACCAGAGAAAAAGCTGGCGCAGTGCATGTAGATGGCGAACCCTTACAAATGGGAACAGAGATACACGCGGTAGTAAATCCACTCTCGCTCAAAGTAATTGTTCCTTGA
- a CDS encoding S-adenosylmethionine synthetase (product_source=KO:K00789; cath_funfam=3.30.300.10; cog=COG0192; ko=KO:K00789; pfam=PF00438,PF02772,PF02773; superfamily=55973; tigrfam=TIGR01034) — protein sequence MSYLFTSESVSEGHPDKIADQISDALIDNFLAFDPESKVACETLVTTGQVILAGEVKSKTYLDVQQIARDVIKKIGYTKSEYMFEANSCGILSAIHEQSQDINQGVDRSNKEEQGAGDQGMMFGYATNETEDYMPLALNLSHKLLQELAVLRRENNEITYLRPDAKSQVTLEYNDNNKPVRIDAIVISTQHDDFDEEATMLAKIKTDLVNILIPRIIKSNTAYAHLFNDKIEYHINPTGKFVIGGPHGDTGLTGRKIIVDTYGGKGAHGGGAFSGKDPSKVDRSAAYATRHIAKNLVAAGVADEILVQVSYAIGVAKPMGIYINTYGTGKVGKTDGEIAKIVESIFDMRPYFIEQRLKLRNPIYSETAAYGHMGRTPETVTKTFRTPNGEEKTVTVDLFTWEKLDYVDQVKAAFGI from the coding sequence ATGTCATATTTATTTACATCAGAATCTGTTTCTGAAGGCCACCCAGATAAAATCGCCGATCAAATTTCGGATGCATTAATTGATAACTTCTTAGCTTTCGATCCAGAATCAAAGGTTGCTTGCGAAACTTTGGTAACTACTGGTCAGGTTATTTTGGCTGGTGAGGTAAAATCTAAAACATATTTAGATGTACAACAGATTGCCCGCGATGTAATCAAGAAAATTGGCTACACCAAAAGCGAATATATGTTTGAGGCCAACTCTTGTGGTATTTTATCAGCAATACACGAGCAATCTCAGGATATTAATCAAGGTGTAGATAGAAGCAACAAAGAAGAACAAGGTGCCGGCGATCAAGGTATGATGTTTGGATACGCTACCAACGAAACGGAAGATTATATGCCTTTGGCATTAAACCTCTCTCATAAATTATTACAGGAACTTGCTGTTCTGCGCCGCGAAAATAACGAAATCACTTATTTACGCCCAGATGCAAAAAGCCAGGTTACTTTAGAGTACAACGATAACAATAAACCAGTACGTATCGATGCGATTGTAATTTCTACACAACATGACGATTTTGATGAAGAGGCAACAATGCTGGCTAAAATCAAAACTGATTTAGTGAATATCCTAATCCCAAGAATTATCAAAAGTAATACTGCATACGCACATTTATTTAATGATAAAATTGAATACCACATTAACCCAACCGGTAAATTTGTAATTGGTGGCCCACATGGCGATACTGGTTTAACCGGAAGAAAAATTATTGTTGATACTTACGGTGGTAAAGGCGCACATGGCGGTGGTGCTTTCTCTGGTAAAGATCCAAGTAAAGTAGATAGAAGTGCAGCTTACGCTACACGCCATATCGCTAAAAACTTAGTGGCTGCTGGCGTAGCCGACGAAATTTTGGTTCAGGTATCATACGCCATCGGTGTTGCAAAACCAATGGGTATTTATATCAATACTTATGGTACTGGTAAAGTAGGCAAAACGGATGGCGAGATTGCTAAAATTGTAGAATCGATTTTCGATATGCGTCCTTACTTTATTGAGCAACGTTTGAAATTAAGAAACCCAATTTATAGCGAAACTGCTGCTTATGGGCACATGGGCCGCACACCAGAAACGGTTACCAAAACTTTCAGAACACCAAACGGTGAAGAAAAAACAGTTACAGTTGATCTGTTTACCTGGGAGAAATTAGATTACGTAGATCAGGTTAAAGCTGCTTTCGGCATTTAA